From a region of the Pseudomonas fulva 12-X genome:
- a CDS encoding ABC transporter substrate-binding protein has protein sequence MKQLLLASLMGSAIALASHAMAAETDLTALEQAARKEGAVNSVGMPDSWANWKDTWQDLADKYGLKHMDTDMSSAQEIAKFAAEKDNATADIGDVGAAFGPIAVQQGVTQPYKPSTWDQVPEWAKDKDGHWALAYTGSIAFIVNKQLVKDVPKSWADLKTGKYRVAIGDVSAAAQAVNGVLAAAIANGGDEKNIQPGLDFFAEIAEQGRLSLANPTIQTLEKGEVEVGIVWDFNGLSYRDQIDPNRFEVLIPSDGSVISGYTTIINKYAKNPNAAKLAREYIFSDAGQINLAKGNARPIRAEHLTLPAEVQAKLLPNEQYAKVKPIKDAAAWEATSKALPQQWQENVIINME, from the coding sequence ATGAAACAACTGCTACTGGCATCGCTGATGGGCAGCGCCATCGCTCTGGCCTCCCACGCCATGGCCGCCGAGACGGATTTGACTGCACTGGAACAGGCCGCACGCAAAGAAGGCGCCGTGAACAGCGTCGGCATGCCGGACAGTTGGGCCAACTGGAAGGACACCTGGCAGGACCTGGCCGACAAGTACGGCCTCAAGCACATGGACACCGACATGAGCTCGGCCCAGGAAATCGCCAAGTTCGCGGCCGAGAAGGACAACGCCACCGCCGACATCGGTGACGTGGGCGCCGCCTTCGGCCCCATCGCCGTGCAGCAGGGCGTGACCCAGCCCTACAAGCCGAGTACCTGGGATCAGGTACCCGAGTGGGCCAAGGACAAGGACGGCCACTGGGCGCTCGCCTACACCGGCTCGATCGCTTTCATCGTCAACAAGCAGCTGGTCAAGGACGTGCCGAAAAGCTGGGCCGACCTGAAGACCGGCAAGTACCGCGTCGCCATCGGCGACGTCAGCGCTGCCGCTCAGGCGGTCAACGGCGTGCTGGCCGCGGCCATCGCCAATGGCGGCGACGAGAAGAACATCCAGCCGGGCCTGGACTTCTTCGCCGAGATCGCCGAGCAGGGTCGCCTGTCGCTGGCCAACCCGACCATCCAGACCCTCGAGAAAGGTGAAGTGGAAGTCGGTATCGTCTGGGACTTCAACGGCCTCTCCTACCGCGACCAGATCGACCCGAACCGCTTCGAGGTGCTGATCCCTTCCGATGGCTCGGTGATCTCCGGCTATACCACCATCATCAACAAGTACGCCAAGAACCCCAACGCCGCCAAGCTGGCCCGCGAGTACATCTTCAGCGATGCCGGGCAGATCAACCTGGCCAAGGGCAACGCCCGGCCTATTCGCGCCGAGCACCTGACCCTGCCGGCCGAGGTCCAGGCCAAGCTGCTGCCCAACGAGCAGTACGCCAAGGTCAAGCCGATCAAGGATGCCGCCGCCTGGGAAGCGACCTCCAAGGCCCTGCCGCAGCAGTGGCAGGAAAACGTGATCATCAACATGGAGTAA
- a CDS encoding alkaline phosphatase family protein encodes MPSKVILVLLDGLNYEVARHALGHLQAYRAAGRAALYKLECELPSLSRPLYECILTGVAPIDSGVVHNNVVRLSSERSVFHYARAAGLSTAAAAYHWVSELYNRAPFVAARDRHTSDAELPIQHGHFYYVDHYPDSHLFDDAESLRLNHAPDFLLVHPMNIDDAGHKHGLGSSQYRNAARVADIQLANYLQGWLDAGYQVLVTADHGMNDDRSHNGLLPEEREVPLFVLGDAFSLSEAAAPKQLELCGTICELLGVAHDKPSCRELLR; translated from the coding sequence ATGCCGTCCAAGGTCATCCTCGTCCTGCTCGACGGCCTCAATTACGAGGTCGCCCGGCATGCCCTTGGCCACCTGCAGGCCTATCGCGCCGCAGGCCGTGCCGCGCTGTACAAGCTCGAGTGCGAATTGCCGTCACTGTCCAGGCCGCTCTACGAGTGCATTCTTACTGGCGTCGCGCCCATCGACAGCGGCGTGGTGCACAACAACGTGGTGCGCCTGAGCAGCGAGCGCAGCGTGTTCCACTACGCCCGCGCCGCCGGACTGAGCACCGCGGCTGCCGCTTACCATTGGGTCAGCGAGCTGTACAACCGCGCGCCCTTCGTGGCCGCCCGCGACCGGCATACCAGTGATGCCGAGCTGCCGATCCAGCACGGGCACTTCTATTACGTCGATCACTACCCCGACTCGCATTTGTTCGACGACGCCGAAAGCCTGCGCCTCAATCACGCGCCCGATTTTCTGCTGGTGCACCCGATGAACATCGACGACGCCGGCCACAAGCATGGCCTGGGCAGCAGCCAGTACCGCAATGCCGCGCGCGTCGCCGACATTCAGCTGGCCAACTACCTGCAAGGCTGGCTGGACGCCGGTTACCAGGTGCTGGTGACGGCCGACCACGGCATGAACGACGACCGCTCCCACAATGGCCTGCTGCCCGAAGAGCGCGAAGTGCCGCTGTTCGTACTCGGTGATGCCTTCAGCCTCAGCGAGGCCGCCGCGCCGAAGCAACTCGAGCTGTGCGGCACGATCTGCGAGCTGCTCGGCGTGGCCCATGACAAACCCTCGTGCCGGGAGCTGCTGCGATGA
- a CDS encoding ABC transporter permease, whose protein sequence is MSAIHKPRGKWLAALCLLPFALFFFAFQVAPLIWVALNSLNTPDGWGLGNFEKAFASKFYMQAVKFSLQIAFWSSVFGMLIAIIGSYSLRQVDSKLRDFVIAFSNMTSNFAGVPLAFAFIILLGFNGALTLLLIQAGLIDSFNLYSKNGLIVLYTYFQIPLGVLLLYPAFDALRQDWRESAALLGAGTWAFWRHIGLPVLTPALLGTFVILLANALGAYATVYYLTTGNFNVLPIRIAAMISGDISLDPNMASALAMILVGLMAAITLVHQLLLRRSYHVPR, encoded by the coding sequence ATGAGCGCCATCCACAAACCCCGGGGCAAATGGCTGGCAGCGCTATGCCTGCTGCCGTTCGCGCTGTTCTTCTTCGCCTTTCAGGTCGCGCCGCTGATCTGGGTGGCGCTCAACAGCCTCAACACCCCGGATGGCTGGGGCCTGGGCAATTTCGAGAAGGCCTTCGCCTCCAAGTTCTACATGCAGGCGGTCAAGTTCAGCCTGCAGATCGCCTTCTGGTCGAGCGTGTTCGGCATGCTGATCGCCATCATCGGCAGCTACTCGTTGCGCCAGGTGGACTCGAAGCTGCGCGATTTCGTGATCGCCTTTTCCAACATGACCAGCAACTTCGCCGGCGTGCCCCTGGCCTTCGCGTTCATCATCCTGCTCGGTTTCAACGGCGCGCTGACCCTGCTGCTGATCCAGGCCGGGCTGATCGACAGCTTCAACCTGTACTCCAAGAACGGCCTGATCGTGCTTTACACCTACTTCCAGATTCCCCTCGGTGTGTTGCTGCTCTACCCCGCCTTCGACGCCCTGCGCCAGGACTGGCGCGAGTCCGCCGCGCTGCTCGGCGCCGGCACCTGGGCCTTCTGGCGGCACATTGGCCTGCCGGTGCTGACCCCGGCGCTGCTCGGCACCTTCGTGATTCTGCTGGCCAATGCCCTGGGCGCCTACGCCACGGTGTATTACCTGACCACCGGCAATTTCAACGTGCTGCCGATCCGCATCGCCGCGATGATTTCCGGGGACATTTCCCTCGACCCGAACATGGCCAGCGCCCTGGCGATGATCCTGGTCGGCCTGATGGCGGCGATCACCCTCGTCCATCAGTTGCTGCTGCGAAGGAGCTACCATGTCCCGCGCTGA
- a CDS encoding UTRA domain-containing protein, translating into MRDDTPRAVTTICRALQEQIEHGLLPASGKLPAERRLSELFDTTRITLREALGQLEAQGLVYREERRGWFVSPARVAYNPSVRTHFHAMVAEQGRVPATEVLSARLMPANAQICQVLGLSGLSSVYQIRRARRIDGRLVLYVEHYLNPEYFPGILDFDLTRSLTELYASEYDIRYGRVRFDMVPTALHADAAAALKVATGSPALRITRVNRDQHGRLIDCDLEYWRHDAIHISVEVPE; encoded by the coding sequence ATGCGCGACGACACGCCGCGGGCCGTTACCACCATCTGCCGCGCGTTGCAGGAACAGATCGAACACGGCCTGCTGCCCGCCAGCGGCAAGCTGCCGGCCGAGCGCCGCCTGAGCGAGTTGTTCGACACCACGCGTATCACCCTGCGTGAGGCGCTGGGGCAGCTGGAAGCCCAGGGGCTGGTGTACCGCGAGGAGCGCCGCGGCTGGTTCGTGTCGCCGGCGCGGGTGGCTTACAACCCATCGGTGCGCACCCACTTCCATGCCATGGTCGCCGAGCAGGGACGGGTGCCGGCCACCGAGGTGCTGAGCGCCCGGCTGATGCCGGCCAATGCGCAGATCTGCCAGGTGCTGGGCCTGTCGGGGCTGTCGAGCGTCTACCAGATCCGCCGTGCGCGGCGCATCGACGGGCGCCTGGTGCTGTACGTCGAGCATTACCTGAACCCCGAGTACTTTCCCGGCATTCTCGACTTCGACCTGACTCGCTCGCTGACCGAGCTGTACGCCAGCGAATACGACATACGCTACGGCCGCGTGCGCTTCGACATGGTGCCCACCGCCTTGCACGCCGACGCCGCCGCCGCGCTCAAGGTCGCCACCGGCAGCCCGGCACTGCGCATCACCCGGGTCAACCGCGACCAGCATGGCCGGCTGATCGACTGCGACCTGGAGTACTGGCGCCATGATGCGATCCATATCAGTGTGGAAGTGCCGGAGTAG
- a CDS encoding ABC transporter permease, translating to MSRADVPAASLYHRVVVWLLFLILLLPLAGTLLYSLATSWSATILPDGLTFKWYLELWGEPRFLKAFGQSLLVCFGALALSVVLILPLLFVVHYHFPKLDAVMNVLILLPFAVPPVVSAVGLLQLYGSGPLAMVGTPWILIGCYFTIALPFMYRAITNNLQAINLRDLMDAAHLLGASTWKAAFLVVLPNLRKGLMVSLFLSFSFLFGEFVFANLLVGTRYETLQVYLNNMKNSSGHFNSALVISYFFFVLVFTWAANRLNRDKA from the coding sequence ATGTCCCGCGCTGACGTTCCCGCCGCAAGTCTCTACCACCGCGTGGTGGTCTGGCTGCTGTTCCTGATCCTGCTACTGCCGCTGGCCGGCACCCTGCTCTACTCCCTGGCCACCAGCTGGTCGGCGACCATTCTGCCGGATGGCCTGACCTTCAAGTGGTATCTGGAGCTGTGGGGCGAGCCGCGCTTTCTCAAGGCCTTCGGCCAGTCGCTGCTGGTCTGCTTCGGCGCCCTGGCGTTGTCGGTGGTGCTGATCTTGCCGTTGCTGTTCGTGGTGCATTACCACTTCCCGAAACTAGACGCGGTGATGAACGTGCTGATCCTCTTGCCGTTCGCCGTGCCGCCGGTGGTGTCCGCCGTGGGCCTGCTGCAGCTCTACGGCTCCGGGCCACTGGCCATGGTCGGCACGCCGTGGATCCTGATCGGTTGCTACTTCACCATCGCCCTGCCGTTCATGTACCGGGCCATCACCAACAACCTGCAGGCGATCAACCTGCGCGACCTGATGGACGCCGCCCACCTGCTCGGCGCCAGCACTTGGAAAGCCGCCTTTCTGGTGGTGCTGCCCAACCTGCGCAAGGGCCTGATGGTGTCGCTGTTCCTGTCGTTCAGCTTTCTGTTCGGCGAGTTCGTGTTCGCCAACCTCTTGGTCGGCACGCGCTACGAGACGCTGCAGGTGTACCTCAACAACATGAAGAACAGCAGCGGCCACTTCAACAGCGCCCTGGTGATCTCCTACTTCTTTTTCGTCCTGGTGTTCACCTGGGCGGCCAATCGACTGAACAGGGACAAGGCATGA